In Candidatus Tachikawaea gelatinosa, a genomic segment contains:
- the bamA gene encoding outer membrane protein assembly factor BamA yields MLIKKFLMTLLLFFTSSYSYSFDTFVVKNINFNGLQRVSKNSALTYSAINIGDKIDQKKIKSIIHHLYSTKIFENISVSRDKKNLVINVKEKPIIYDIVFSGNKLIKSDVLKTNLVKIGLNNGEILDRSLLFSFKTYLKNFYHNQGKYGTNITTKIDLLPFNYAKITFNFNEGISAKIKNIKILGNSRYNVNDLIPLLNIYHPKFSFRNILANNDYNKQKLADALENLRNFYLNNGYIKFKVKSVRVRLSSNKKEAYITINIHEGDRYKVVSFKTNNDLIKNELMNSKQFQKDFINQYYNQENIINFQKKIKDTLDQLNYPNPKININSTINDSKKNIDLYLDVDLRNKYKVHRISFKGNYLSQDSVLRREIQQKEGDYLKNKLIQQGETSLKNTGYFETVNTIVKKANKSNDSVDIIYQVKEKKTGLFNLGLGYSKGQGVNFELNILKDNIFGSGNLISFVGTKDSNQKYGEFLFKKNGSIFSKNFNIENRIFYNTFQGNHKTFIDYEKDSYGANINLNMPVFNNTQQINIGLDYLHNHLKSISFQVPMWYYLQTFRHLNPDEKAPELITKDFLINYGWHVNMLDNKFLPNSGSEIGLDGKITLPYSDNKFHKVELNFKNYLPLNKKNEWILFNHGHVGYGYGFQKKFMPFYENFYIGGFKTIRGFRTNSLGPKGVYFRKTPGCTNEKNKDSAFCLTKNAVGGNAVFSNSFELIFPTPFLSNQDLYPLRTSLFVDFGTIWDTQWVNTKTAKDAQIPNYNNEYKKVRCSAGIAITWISPIGPLSMSYAKPIKYYEDDAIENFQLTLGKTW; encoded by the coding sequence ATGTTAATAAAAAAATTTTTAATGACTTTACTACTATTTTTTACAAGTAGTTATAGTTACTCGTTTGATACATTTGTAGTAAAAAACATTAATTTTAATGGTTTACAAAGAGTATCAAAAAATTCTGCTCTTACATATTCAGCAATAAATATAGGTGATAAAATAGATCAAAAAAAAATAAAAAGTATTATTCATCATTTATATTCTACAAAAATTTTTGAAAATATTAGCGTATCCCGTGATAAAAAAAATTTAGTTATTAATGTAAAAGAAAAACCAATAATTTATGATATTGTTTTTTCAGGAAATAAACTTATTAAGAGTGATGTTTTGAAAACAAATCTTGTAAAAATAGGTTTAAATAATGGTGAAATATTAGATCGTAGCTTGTTATTTTCTTTTAAAACATATTTAAAAAATTTTTACCATAACCAAGGGAAATATGGTACAAATATAACAACGAAAATTGATTTATTACCTTTTAATTACGCTAAAATAACATTTAATTTTAATGAAGGAATATCTGCAAAAATAAAAAATATAAAAATATTAGGAAATTCTCGGTATAATGTTAACGATTTAATTCCTTTGCTTAATATTTATCATCCTAAGTTTTCATTCAGAAATATTTTAGCTAACAATGATTATAATAAGCAAAAATTAGCAGACGCTTTAGAAAATTTACGTAATTTTTATTTGAACAATGGATATATTAAATTTAAAGTTAAATCTGTTAGAGTACGTTTAAGTTCAAATAAAAAAGAAGCATATATTACCATTAATATTCATGAAGGTGATCGTTATAAAGTTGTTAGTTTTAAAACAAATAATGATCTCATAAAAAATGAATTAATGAACAGTAAACAATTTCAAAAAGACTTTATTAACCAATATTACAATCAAGAAAATATTATTAATTTTCAAAAAAAAATAAAAGATACTTTAGATCAATTAAATTACCCTAATCCAAAAATCAATATTAATTCTACAATCAATGATTCCAAAAAAAATATTGATTTATACTTAGATGTGGATTTAAGAAATAAATATAAAGTACATAGAATATCTTTTAAGGGTAATTACTTATCACAAGATTCTGTATTAAGAAGAGAAATACAACAAAAAGAAGGAGACTATCTAAAAAATAAATTAATTCAACAAGGTGAAACGTCTTTAAAAAACACCGGTTATTTTGAAACAGTCAATACAATAGTAAAAAAAGCAAATAAAAGTAATGATTCAGTAGATATCATATATCAAGTAAAAGAAAAAAAAACTGGTTTATTTAATCTTGGATTAGGTTATAGTAAAGGACAAGGTGTTAATTTTGAATTAAATATTTTAAAAGATAACATTTTTGGATCAGGAAACTTAATAAGTTTTGTTGGAACAAAAGATAGCAATCAAAAATATGGAGAATTTTTGTTTAAAAAAAACGGCTCTATTTTTTCTAAAAATTTTAATATTGAAAACCGAATTTTTTATAATACTTTTCAAGGAAATCATAAAACTTTTATTGATTACGAAAAAGATAGTTATGGTGCAAATATAAATTTAAACATGCCAGTTTTTAATAACACTCAACAAATAAATATTGGTTTAGATTATTTACATAATCATTTAAAAAGTATTAGTTTTCAAGTTCCTATGTGGTATTATTTACAGACGTTTAGACATCTTAATCCTGATGAGAAAGCTCCTGAACTAATCACAAAAGATTTTTTAATAAATTATGGTTGGCATGTTAACATGCTTGATAATAAATTTTTACCTAATTCTGGTTCTGAAATTGGATTAGATGGTAAAATTACTTTACCATATTCAGATAATAAATTTCACAAAGTAGAATTAAATTTTAAAAATTATCTTCCATTGAACAAAAAAAATGAATGGATATTATTTAATCATGGACATGTCGGATATGGTTACGGATTTCAAAAAAAATTCATGCCATTTTATGAAAATTTTTATATTGGAGGATTTAAAACAATTCGAGGTTTCCGTACTAATTCATTAGGACCTAAAGGTGTCTACTTTCGTAAAACACCTGGTTGTACAAACGAAAAAAACAAAGATAGTGCTTTTTGTTTGACTAAAAATGCTGTAGGCGGTAACGCTGTATTTTCAAATAGCTTTGAATTAATATTTCCTACTCCTTTTCTTTCTAATCAAGATCTTTATCCTTTACGTACTTCATTATTTGTAGATTTTGGAACTATATGGGATACTCAATGGGTTAATACAAAAACAGCTAAAGACGCTCAAATACCAAACTATAATAATGAGTATAAAAAAGTTCGTTGTTCAGCTGGAATTGCAATAACATGGATTTCTCCTATCGGACCTTTATCTATGTCTTATGCTAAACCTATAAAATATTATGAAGATGATGCAATAGAGAATTTTCAACTAACCCTTGGCAAAACATGGTAA
- the accA gene encoding acetyl-CoA carboxylase carboxyl transferase subunit alpha: MSFNYLDFEYPILELEEKIRLLISVNNKNEINVNEKVSFLEKKRIKLIKKIFSNLNAWQITQLARHQLRPYTLDYINKIFHDFDELSGDRVFGDDKAIIGGLARLENFSVMIIGHQKGRTTKEKIYRNFGMPVPEGYRKALRLMKTAERFKIPIITFIDTPGAYPGIGAEKRGQSLAIAKNLSYMSKLKVPIICTIIGEGGSGGALAIGVGDKINMLQYSIYSVISPEGCASILWKTVEKAPIAAESMGITAERLKELKLIDRIIIEPLGGAHKNLNQMANNLKEILLLDLNNFNQMDIKEICKDRYERLMSYGYN, translated from the coding sequence ATGAGTTTCAACTACTTGGATTTTGAATACCCTATTTTGGAATTAGAAGAAAAAATTCGTTTATTAATTTCAGTTAATAATAAAAATGAAATCAATGTAAACGAAAAAGTTTCTTTTTTAGAAAAAAAAAGAATAAAATTAATAAAAAAAATATTTTCTAATTTAAATGCATGGCAAATAACCCAATTAGCTCGTCATCAATTACGTCCTTATACACTTGATTATATTAACAAAATATTTCATGATTTTGATGAACTATCAGGTGATCGTGTTTTTGGTGATGATAAAGCAATAATAGGTGGACTTGCCCGTTTAGAAAATTTTTCAGTTATGATTATTGGACATCAAAAAGGACGCACAACAAAAGAAAAAATTTATCGAAACTTTGGAATGCCAGTACCAGAAGGATATAGAAAAGCTTTACGGTTAATGAAAACTGCAGAACGTTTTAAAATACCGATTATTACTTTTATTGATACGCCAGGTGCTTATCCAGGAATAGGTGCTGAAAAAAGAGGGCAGTCTTTAGCAATTGCAAAAAATTTAAGTTACATGTCTAAATTAAAAGTGCCAATTATTTGTACAATAATTGGAGAAGGTGGATCGGGTGGAGCTTTAGCTATAGGAGTTGGAGATAAAATTAACATGCTACAATATAGCATATATTCTGTAATTTCTCCAGAGGGTTGTGCTTCAATATTATGGAAAACAGTTGAAAAAGCTCCTATTGCTGCAGAATCAATGGGTATCACAGCAGAACGTTTAAAAGAATTAAAATTAATTGATCGAATTATTATAGAACCATTAGGTGGAGCTCATAAAAATTTGAATCAAATGGCAAACAATTTAAAAGAAATATTACTATTAGATTTAAACAATTTTAATCAAATGGATATAAAAGAAATATGTAAAGATCGTTATGAACGTTTAATGAGTTATGGATACAACTAA
- the fabZ gene encoding 3-hydroxyacyl-ACP dehydratase FabZ, translating to MHILNIEEILELLAHRYPFLLVDRVTEFKKNKYLRAIKNISFNEPFFQGHFPNKPIFPGVLILEAMAQATGILAFKSVGKLKDGELYYFAGIDKARFKRPVTPGDQMVMEVYFEKTCRGLTRFKGLATVDNKVVCQATMMCARSRET from the coding sequence ATGCACATTTTAAATATTGAAGAAATTTTAGAACTACTTGCACACAGGTATCCTTTTCTATTGGTAGATCGTGTAACAGAATTCAAAAAAAACAAATATCTTCGTGCAATAAAAAATATTTCTTTTAATGAGCCTTTTTTTCAAGGACATTTTCCAAATAAACCTATTTTTCCAGGGGTATTAATTTTAGAAGCAATGGCTCAAGCTACAGGAATTTTAGCGTTTAAAAGTGTAGGAAAATTAAAAGACGGTGAACTTTATTATTTTGCAGGAATAGATAAAGCAAGATTCAAACGTCCTGTAACACCAGGTGATCAGATGGTAATGGAAGTATATTTTGAAAAAACTTGTCGTGGTTTAACTCGTTTTAAAGGATTGGCTACTGTTGACAATAAAGTGGTATGTCAAGCAACTATGATGTGTGCACGTAGCCGCGAGACTTAA
- the dnaE gene encoding DNA polymerase III subunit alpha, whose protein sequence is MINPRFIHLNLHSDYSITKGLPKINSIIKKLVELNMPAVALTDFTNLFGVIKFYKLAYHFGIKSIIGAEFSLNNDIFNIQPTKLTILAINKVGYHNLIMLISYAYQYGYTIKGPTINRDWLIKFKSGLIILSGGRKGDLGKALLSNNLQLLDKYLLFYKKYFFEHYYLELIRTNRKNEEKYLQMALEISASENIPVVATNDVCFLNMEDFSIHEIRIAINYGYTINDKRKSNFSCQQYLRNEKEMCKLFSDIPTALENSVEIAKRCNVIMQFNEYFLPKFIDQTVTEKELLINKSRAGLENILKVLFPNANIRSRQRLKYDQRLKKELNVINQMGFPGYFLIVMEFIQWAKENGIPVGPGRGSGAGSLVAYVLKITDIDPLKFDLIFERFLNPDRISMPDFDIDFCMDKRDKVIDHVAHVYGRDSVSQIITFGTMTAKAVIRDVGRALGYPYGFVNNISKLIPSDLGITLKKIFSTDSKISQIYERDEEIKVLIDIARKLEGVTRNASKHAGGLVISPSKITDFTPLYRDENHKNTVTQFDKNDIEHIGLVKFDFLGLRTLTIIQNALDMINLRLKKSNSDKINILDISLNDKKSFDLLKSTKTIAVFQLESTGIRKLIKRLQPDCFEDIIALLALFRPGPLQSGMVDNFINRKRGYEKIAYPDIRWEHKILKPILAPTYGIILYQEQVMQIAQSFAGYTLGSADLLRRAMGKKKPEEMEQHRSIFKNGAKKKGIDTILAMKIFDLVEKFAGYGFNKSHSVAYAFLSYQTLWLKANYPAEFMAAVINADIDNTEKIVRLIDECKNIGIKILPPNINISMYFFHAKKNNEIFYGMGAIKGIGKSVIETILNIRKKQSFQDIFDFCQRIDQKKITNKIIEKLIKSGCMDTLGLHRAALISVYPHALKAAYQNAKRQEVKQVDLFDFISPDKFQQIKGFYSNVALWSDETRLKGEHETLGLYITGHPFTQYIQEINTYINHIPLKDINASFIRSTKNIVVVGLVKSIRFLETKFGKRISILILDDYSAHLEVVVFSKNLEKYQKFLEKNKILVIQGKIDFDTYNNIKMKAYEIVDIEKARERYIKSISINCSTKKINAYILNQFYHIIKPYNIGSVPIKFFYKKNNMKQEFFLKNIFNVVPSNLLIDDLRLLFGHTKIEFTFNPKGQL, encoded by the coding sequence ATGATTAATCCTCGTTTTATACATTTAAATTTACATAGTGATTATTCAATCACTAAGGGTTTACCTAAAATAAATTCTATAATCAAAAAATTAGTAGAATTAAATATGCCTGCAGTAGCTCTTACAGATTTCACAAATCTTTTTGGGGTAATAAAATTTTATAAATTAGCTTATCATTTTGGAATTAAATCTATTATTGGTGCAGAATTTAGTTTAAACAATGATATATTTAATATACAACCAACAAAATTGACTATATTAGCAATTAATAAAGTTGGTTATCATAACTTAATCATGTTAATTTCATATGCATATCAATATGGATATACTATAAAAGGTCCAACAATTAATCGCGATTGGTTAATAAAATTTAAAAGCGGTTTAATTATTTTATCTGGTGGTAGAAAAGGAGATTTAGGAAAAGCACTGTTATCTAATAATTTACAATTATTAGATAAATATTTACTTTTTTATAAAAAATATTTTTTTGAACATTATTATCTTGAGTTAATACGTACGAATCGTAAAAATGAAGAAAAATATTTACAGATGGCTTTAGAAATTTCTGCTTCGGAAAATATTCCTGTAGTGGCAACTAATGATGTTTGTTTTTTAAATATGGAAGATTTTTCAATTCATGAAATACGTATAGCAATAAATTATGGTTATACTATCAATGATAAAAGAAAATCTAATTTTAGTTGTCAACAATATCTACGTAATGAAAAAGAAATGTGTAAATTGTTTTCAGATATTCCTACAGCTTTAGAAAATAGTGTAGAAATTGCTAAAAGGTGTAACGTTATTATGCAATTTAATGAATATTTTTTACCTAAATTTATTGATCAAACAGTTACTGAAAAAGAACTATTGATAAATAAATCTCGTGCAGGGTTAGAAAATATTCTTAAGGTTTTATTTCCAAATGCTAATATCAGATCGCGTCAACGTTTAAAATATGATCAAAGATTAAAAAAAGAATTAAACGTTATTAATCAAATGGGTTTCCCAGGATATTTCCTTATTGTTATGGAATTTATTCAATGGGCAAAAGAAAATGGAATCCCTGTAGGTCCAGGAAGAGGTTCTGGTGCTGGTTCTTTAGTAGCTTATGTATTAAAAATTACTGATATTGATCCTTTAAAATTTGATTTAATTTTTGAACGTTTTTTAAATCCCGATAGAATATCAATGCCCGATTTTGATATTGATTTTTGTATGGATAAACGTGATAAAGTTATTGATCATGTTGCACATGTATATGGTCGTGATTCTGTATCACAAATAATAACTTTTGGAACTATGACAGCTAAAGCTGTAATACGTGACGTAGGACGAGCATTAGGCTACCCTTATGGTTTTGTTAATAATATTTCAAAACTGATTCCTTCTGATTTAGGTATTACTTTAAAAAAAATTTTTTCTACAGATTCCAAAATATCACAAATCTATGAAAGAGATGAAGAAATAAAAGTATTAATTGATATAGCACGCAAACTAGAAGGCGTGACTAGAAATGCAAGCAAACATGCAGGAGGACTTGTAATTTCGCCTAGCAAAATTACTGATTTTACACCTCTTTATCGTGATGAGAATCACAAGAATACTGTAACTCAGTTTGATAAAAATGATATTGAACATATAGGCTTAGTTAAATTTGATTTTCTTGGATTACGTACGTTAACAATTATTCAAAACGCATTAGATATGATTAATTTACGTCTAAAAAAATCAAATAGCGATAAAATTAATATTTTAGATATTTCATTAAATGATAAAAAAAGTTTTGATTTATTAAAAAGCACTAAAACTATCGCTGTTTTTCAATTAGAATCTACAGGGATAAGAAAACTTATAAAGCGATTACAACCAGACTGTTTTGAAGATATTATAGCATTATTAGCACTTTTCAGACCTGGACCATTACAATCTGGAATGGTAGATAACTTTATTAATAGAAAACGTGGTTATGAAAAAATTGCTTATCCCGATATAAGATGGGAACATAAAATATTAAAACCAATTTTAGCGCCGACTTATGGTATCATTCTTTATCAAGAACAAGTCATGCAAATAGCTCAATCTTTTGCTGGTTATACGCTAGGAAGCGCTGATTTACTTCGTCGTGCAATGGGTAAAAAAAAACCAGAAGAAATGGAACAACATAGATCTATTTTTAAAAATGGTGCAAAAAAAAAGGGGATTGATACTATTTTAGCAATGAAAATTTTTGATTTAGTTGAAAAATTTGCAGGCTACGGATTTAATAAGTCACATTCTGTTGCTTATGCATTTCTCTCTTATCAAACATTATGGTTAAAAGCAAATTATCCTGCTGAATTTATGGCAGCAGTTATTAATGCAGATATTGATAATACTGAAAAAATAGTACGTTTAATTGATGAATGTAAAAATATTGGAATAAAAATATTACCTCCAAATATTAATATCAGTATGTATTTTTTTCATGCAAAAAAAAATAATGAAATTTTTTATGGAATGGGAGCAATAAAAGGAATAGGAAAAAGTGTTATTGAAACTATTTTAAATATTAGAAAAAAACAATCTTTTCAAGATATTTTTGATTTTTGTCAACGTATCGATCAAAAAAAAATAACAAATAAAATAATAGAAAAATTAATTAAATCAGGATGCATGGATACTTTAGGTTTACACCGTGCTGCCTTAATAAGCGTTTATCCCCATGCTTTAAAAGCAGCTTATCAAAACGCTAAAAGACAAGAAGTAAAACAAGTTGATTTATTTGATTTTATTTCTCCAGATAAATTTCAACAAATAAAAGGTTTCTATAGTAACGTTGCATTATGGTCTGATGAAACTCGATTAAAAGGAGAACACGAAACACTTGGTTTATATATTACTGGACATCCCTTTACGCAATATATACAAGAAATTAACACTTATATTAATCATATTCCTTTAAAAGATATTAATGCTTCTTTTATAAGAAGTACAAAAAATATCGTTGTAGTAGGGTTAGTAAAATCTATACGTTTTTTAGAGACAAAGTTTGGTAAAAGAATTAGTATATTAATACTTGACGACTATTCAGCTCATTTAGAAGTAGTAGTTTTTTCAAAAAATTTAGAAAAATATCAAAAATTTTTAGAAAAAAATAAAATACTAGTAATACAAGGTAAAATTGATTTTGACACATATAATAATATTAAAATGAAAGCATACGAGATAGTTGATATTGAAAAAGCTCGTGAACGTTATATAAAAAGCATTTCTATTAATTGTTCTACAAAAAAAATTAATGCTTACATTTTAAACCAATTTTATCATATTATAAAACCTTATAATATTGGAAGTGTTCCAATAAAATTTTTTTATAAAAAAAATAACATGAAACAAGAGTTTTTTTTAAAAAATATTTTTAATGTAGTTCCAAGTAATCTATTAATTGATGATTTACGTTTGTTATTTGGACATACAAAAATAGAGTTTACATTTAATCCAAAAGGACAATTATGA
- the lpxB gene encoding lipid-A-disaccharide synthase, with the protein MVAGESSGDALGAGLMSTIKKKIKNVHFVGISGPKMKKLGFESWYNISDLSVIGIFEIFKHILHILKIRKILFERLKIFKPDVFIGIDSPDFNLPLEGRLKKIGIPIVHYVSPSIWAWRKKRIKQIVKNTNLVLLLFPFEKQLYINYNIPHCFVGHAIANKFALKPNKKQARKKLGLSSNNLYLAILPGSRLSEIKMLSVSFIITAKTLCENDSSLRILLVLNNVELLKKFKKIQLKTAPELFFKVFLNKSSQVLIASDIALVASGTATLECLLAKCPMVIGYKVNILTFFIVKSLIKIPYISLPNILTNKNIVKEFIQNKCTPLNLTKALQYLLYNVKEKNILYNIFYKLHKKLRCNSNEKATQVILKLIKNHQYF; encoded by the coding sequence ATAGTAGCTGGAGAGAGTTCTGGAGATGCTTTAGGAGCAGGACTAATGAGTACCATAAAAAAAAAAATAAAAAACGTTCATTTTGTGGGTATTTCTGGACCAAAAATGAAAAAATTAGGATTTGAAAGTTGGTACAATATAAGTGATCTCTCAGTTATAGGTATTTTTGAGATATTTAAACATATTCTACATATTTTAAAAATACGTAAAATTCTTTTTGAACGTTTAAAAATATTTAAACCAGATGTTTTTATAGGGATAGATTCGCCAGATTTTAATCTTCCTTTAGAAGGAAGACTAAAAAAAATAGGTATTCCAATTGTACATTATGTAAGTCCTTCAATTTGGGCATGGAGAAAGAAAAGAATAAAACAAATAGTAAAAAATACTAATTTAGTTTTATTACTTTTTCCGTTTGAAAAACAACTATATATTAATTATAATATTCCGCATTGTTTTGTAGGACACGCTATAGCAAATAAGTTTGCATTAAAACCTAATAAAAAACAAGCAAGAAAAAAACTAGGATTAAGTTCTAATAATTTATATTTAGCAATTTTACCTGGAAGTCGATTATCTGAAATAAAAATGTTAAGTGTAAGTTTTATTATTACAGCAAAAACGCTTTGTGAAAACGATTCTTCCTTAAGAATTTTGTTAGTATTAAATAATGTTGAATTATTAAAAAAATTTAAAAAAATTCAACTAAAAACAGCTCCGGAACTATTTTTTAAAGTTTTTCTGAATAAAAGTTCTCAAGTATTAATTGCTAGTGATATAGCATTAGTTGCTTCTGGAACAGCAACTTTAGAATGTTTATTAGCAAAATGTCCTATGGTTATCGGATATAAAGTAAATATATTAACTTTTTTTATAGTAAAAAGTTTAATAAAAATACCCTATATTTCTTTGCCAAATATTTTAACCAATAAAAATATTGTAAAAGAGTTTATACAAAATAAATGTACTCCTTTAAATTTAACAAAGGCTTTGCAATATCTTTTATACAATGTAAAAGAAAAAAACATACTATATAATATTTTTTATAAATTACATAAAAAACTTCGTTGTAATTCTAATGAAAAAGCAACTCAAGTAATATTAAAATTAATTAAGAATCATCAATATTTTTAA
- a CDS encoding OmpH family outer membrane protein, with translation MISIICFLFFSKISIASNKIVVINMLKVFQNIPQRVIADKKIKNEFKNRFNELNKQEKILQKKMHDLEREKLILNRKERQKIEENINEERKVFASNVQNFINDNHIRQMEEQSKILIDIQKIVKKIAQVNHYQTIFDINSIVYSSNMKDITQDVIKKATK, from the coding sequence ATGATTAGCATTATTTGTTTTTTATTTTTTTCAAAGATCTCTATCGCAAGCAATAAAATAGTGGTTATAAATATGTTAAAAGTTTTTCAAAATATTCCACAACGTGTTATTGCAGATAAAAAGATAAAAAATGAATTTAAAAATCGGTTTAATGAACTTAATAAACAAGAAAAAATTTTACAAAAAAAAATGCATGATTTGGAACGCGAAAAACTTATTTTAAATAGAAAAGAACGTCAAAAAATAGAAGAAAATATTAATGAAGAACGTAAAGTATTTGCTTCTAATGTACAAAACTTTATTAATGATAATCATATACGTCAAATGGAAGAACAAAGCAAAATATTAATAGATATTCAAAAAATCGTAAAAAAAATAGCACAAGTTAATCATTATCAAACAATATTTGATATAAACTCTATAGTTTATTCATCTAACATGAAAGACATAACACAAGACGTGATTAAAAAAGCGACTAAATAA
- the lpxA gene encoding acyl-ACP--UDP-N-acetylglucosamine O-acyltransferase, whose product MIAKTAKIHASAIIEKGAIIKENAFIGPFCYIGANVKVGEGTILRSHVVINGHTNIGKNNYIYQFSSIGEANQDLKYSNEPMRVEIGDNNQIRESVTIHRGTLKGGGITKIGSNSLFMINVHIAHDCIIGNNCIFANNVILGGHVTVDNFVVIGGLTAIHQWCTIGTHVMIGGCSGIVKDIPPYILAQGNHATPFGINSKGLRKRGFSNESLYAIYTAYKLLYRSGKKLNEVKPKIKDLAEKFNEIQPFYNFFDRSTRGVIR is encoded by the coding sequence GTGATTGCAAAAACAGCTAAAATTCATGCTAGCGCAATTATTGAAAAAGGTGCTATTATCAAAGAAAATGCTTTTATTGGACCTTTCTGTTATATTGGTGCTAACGTTAAAGTAGGTGAAGGCACGATATTAAGATCTCATGTTGTTATAAATGGTCATACTAATATTGGTAAAAATAATTATATTTATCAATTTTCATCCATTGGCGAAGCTAATCAAGATTTAAAATATTCTAATGAACCTATGCGTGTTGAAATTGGTGATAACAATCAAATTAGAGAAAGTGTTACCATTCATCGTGGAACCTTAAAAGGCGGTGGCATAACTAAAATTGGAAGTAATAGCTTGTTTATGATAAATGTGCATATTGCGCATGATTGCATTATTGGTAATAATTGCATTTTTGCAAACAATGTAATTTTAGGAGGACATGTTACTGTTGATAATTTTGTTGTGATTGGGGGACTAACAGCAATACATCAATGGTGTACTATAGGGACGCATGTAATGATAGGAGGTTGTTCTGGAATTGTAAAGGATATTCCACCATATATCCTTGCTCAAGGAAACCATGCTACACCTTTTGGAATTAATAGCAAAGGGTTAAGGAAAAGGGGGTTTAGTAATGAATCTTTATATGCTATTTATACAGCATATAAATTACTTTATCGCAGCGGAAAAAAATTAAATGAAGTAAAACCAAAAATAAAAGATTTAGCAGAAAAATTTAATGAAATTCAACCTTTTTATAATTTTTTTGATCGTTCTACTAGAGGAGTAATTAGATAA
- the lpxD gene encoding UDP-3-O-(3-hydroxymyristoyl)glucosamine N-acyltransferase, translated as MSSIRIYDLAKKIKAKIYGDRNTLICGISSIRSAKSGHITFFTKNTDKNQLDHCQASAIILDQKYLKFCKKTALVVKNTDLAYVYIANFFKEKCKSVACLSSTANIHATVKIGKNVTIGSNTVIESNSRIFDNVNISPNCFIGKNSVLGKNTFLCANVVIESDTIVGNNCYIQANTVIGSDGFGYVQDNNRWVKIPHLGHVNIGNDVEIGSCTTIDRGTFDNTIIGNNVIIDNQCHIAHNVIIGKHTAIAGGVIIAGSTKIGINCKIAGGVVINGHINICDQAIITGMTMVMRSIKKAGIYSSGIPAQKNKNWRKNTVILMNINDLYKKIKSLIYIQKN; from the coding sequence ATGTCATCAATTAGGATTTATGACTTAGCAAAAAAAATAAAGGCAAAAATATATGGTGATAGGAATACTTTAATTTGTGGAATATCTTCTATACGTTCAGCTAAATCAGGTCATATAACTTTTTTTACAAAGAATACTGATAAAAATCAGTTAGATCATTGTCAAGCATCAGCAATTATTCTAGATCAAAAATATTTAAAATTTTGTAAAAAAACAGCATTAGTAGTAAAAAACACTGATTTAGCTTATGTATATATAGCAAATTTTTTTAAAGAAAAATGTAAATCTGTTGCATGTTTATCTTCTACTGCAAATATTCATGCAACAGTAAAAATTGGAAAAAATGTTACAATTGGAAGTAATACAGTTATTGAATCTAATTCAAGAATCTTTGACAATGTTAATATAAGTCCAAATTGTTTTATTGGAAAAAATAGTGTTTTAGGAAAAAACACGTTTTTATGTGCTAACGTTGTTATTGAGTCAGACACTATTGTTGGTAACAATTGTTATATACAAGCTAATACTGTTATTGGTTCTGACGGTTTTGGTTACGTGCAAGATAATAATCGTTGGGTCAAAATCCCTCATTTAGGACATGTAAATATTGGTAATGATGTTGAAATTGGTTCTTGTACAACAATTGATCGAGGAACATTTGATAACACGATCATTGGTAATAATGTAATCATTGATAACCAATGTCATATCGCTCATAATGTTATTATTGGCAAACATACTGCTATTGCAGGCGGTGTAATAATAGCAGGTAGCACAAAAATAGGTATAAATTGCAAAATTGCTGGTGGTGTTGTTATTAATGGACACATTAATATATGTGATCAGGCAATTATTACAGGTATGACTATGGTTATGCGTTCAATAAAAAAAGCTGGTATATACTCTTCTGGAATACCAGCACAAAAAAATAAGAATTGGAGAAAAAATACAGTTATATTAATGAATATTAATGATTTATATAAAAAAATAAAATCTTTAATATATATACAAAAGAACTAA